A genome region from Armatimonadota bacterium includes the following:
- a CDS encoding adenylosuccinate synthase — protein MANTVVVGAQWGDEAKGKVVDVLAADADYVIRYNGGNNAGHTVVIGSEVYKFHLIPCGILRSNVVSVIGDGEVVDPGVLVSELDELERRGISTKNLKVSMNAHVIMPYHVLLDRLEEERKGRNALGTTARGIGPAYADKASRIGIRMAEFIDPGRFRSRLSENLKLKNAIITKIYEAEGFPLDAILEEYLVYADRIRPYVTDTNYLVAEAAQKGARLLFEGAQGTLLDIDYGTYPFVTSSHTVAGAASLGTGVGPRAFDRIVGVAKAYTTRVGAGVFPTELLDATGEYIRERGNEYGTTTGRPRRCGWCDTVAIRYSAMVNGFTDLAITLLDVLTGLETLKICRAYLCDGSETDRLPSDWESIRECVPVYDELPGWTEDISRITHFDDLPANAKGYIQHIERLVGVPVSLISVGPSREQTIEL, from the coding sequence ATGGCAAATACGGTTGTCGTGGGTGCCCAATGGGGCGACGAAGCAAAAGGCAAGGTTGTGGATGTCCTTGCCGCAGATGCTGATTATGTTATTCGCTACAATGGCGGAAACAATGCTGGCCACACCGTTGTCATAGGGTCTGAGGTTTATAAATTTCACCTTATCCCTTGCGGTATACTTCGGAGTAATGTTGTTTCTGTTATAGGTGATGGCGAGGTTGTTGACCCAGGTGTATTGGTAAGTGAATTGGATGAACTCGAGCGGCGAGGGATATCTACAAAAAACTTAAAAGTCAGCATGAATGCCCATGTCATTATGCCGTATCATGTTCTTCTTGACCGCCTTGAAGAAGAGCGAAAGGGCAGAAATGCACTAGGTACCACAGCTCGCGGCATAGGACCAGCATATGCAGACAAAGCGTCGAGGATAGGCATTCGCATGGCCGAATTCATAGACCCCGGGCGTTTTCGCAGCCGATTATCCGAAAACCTCAAGCTAAAAAATGCAATTATTACCAAAATTTACGAAGCAGAGGGCTTCCCTTTGGATGCAATCCTCGAAGAGTATCTTGTGTACGCAGACCGTATTAGGCCTTACGTAACCGATACGAATTACCTTGTAGCAGAGGCGGCGCAAAAAGGAGCTAGGTTATTATTCGAGGGGGCTCAGGGTACCCTCCTGGATATAGACTATGGCACATATCCTTTCGTCACATCATCCCACACGGTAGCAGGTGCAGCGTCGCTTGGTACTGGGGTTGGGCCGCGTGCATTCGATAGGATAGTTGGTGTTGCTAAGGCGTATACAACACGTGTTGGCGCTGGCGTTTTCCCTACGGAATTGCTCGATGCGACAGGTGAATATATTCGGGAGCGGGGAAACGAATATGGCACGACCACAGGCAGACCAAGAAGGTGCGGCTGGTGTGACACCGTGGCAATCAGATACTCAGCAATGGTGAACGGCTTTACCGATCTTGCAATTACTCTTTTGGATGTGCTGACCGGGCTTGAAACTTTGAAGATTTGCCGTGCCTATCTTTGCGATGGCTCTGAGACTGATCGGCTTCCCAGCGACTGGGAATCTATACGCGAATGTGTGCCAGTCTACGATGAACTTCCTGGCTGGACGGAGGATATCTCAAGAATCACTCATTTTGATGACCTTCCGGCAAACGCGAAGGGATACATTCAACATATCGAGCGATTAGTCGGCGTTCCGGTTAGCCTCATCAGCGTTGGTCCCAGCCGAGAGCAGACAATTGAGTTGTAG
- a CDS encoding uroporphyrinogen decarboxylase family protein, giving the protein MKRKPDFEQFLKVLRRQGKPNHLPFYEHIASPGFITRRTGKPFDKMNLDDTEYWRTYVDFWLGMGFDCIPMEISLNCPLPSTGGGLSHGSEAQVVIRTLEDYEKYPWPEESHPIEFKYFETVASLLPDGVKIVGGVCAGPYEWVSRMMGTIGLSYALADNPELVAMVFQRIGRLHISAVRQLATLDAIGALRQGDDLGFKTSTFLSPADLRRFVFPIYKQMVEEAHKAGKPFILHSCGNLSEVYEDLIEYCRIDAKHSFEDAIMPVQEFKRKYGRRVTPLGGLDVDVICRSSEEDLRTYARRMIEECFYDGYWALGTGNSLTDYMPVENYLAVLDEGIRIAG; this is encoded by the coding sequence ATGAAACGAAAGCCAGACTTTGAACAATTCCTAAAAGTCCTCCGCAGACAAGGAAAACCCAATCACCTACCATTTTACGAGCACATCGCTAGTCCAGGGTTCATTACTAGAAGAACCGGAAAGCCGTTCGACAAAATGAACCTCGATGACACAGAGTACTGGCGTACTTATGTTGATTTCTGGCTTGGAATGGGTTTCGACTGCATCCCAATGGAAATCAGCCTTAATTGCCCCCTTCCCTCCACAGGCGGTGGGCTGTCGCATGGAAGCGAGGCACAAGTGGTCATACGTACACTTGAAGACTATGAGAAATACCCATGGCCTGAAGAATCGCACCCGATTGAGTTCAAATATTTCGAGACAGTGGCCAGCTTACTTCCAGATGGAGTTAAAATTGTCGGCGGAGTTTGCGCAGGCCCCTATGAGTGGGTATCTAGGATGATGGGCACAATCGGATTATCGTATGCGCTTGCAGATAATCCTGAACTTGTTGCGATGGTTTTCCAAAGGATAGGACGACTCCATATTAGCGCCGTCCGCCAGCTTGCTACTTTGGATGCAATAGGCGCACTCCGTCAAGGTGATGACCTTGGTTTCAAAACATCAACGTTCCTGAGCCCAGCCGACCTCCGCCGCTTTGTATTTCCCATCTATAAGCAAATGGTCGAAGAAGCACATAAAGCTGGCAAGCCGTTTATACTTCACTCTTGCGGCAATTTATCGGAAGTTTACGAAGACCTAATTGAATATTGCCGAATAGATGCCAAGCACTCATTCGAAGATGCCATTATGCCTGTCCAGGAATTCAAGCGAAAGTATGGAAGAAGGGTTACTCCCCTGGGGGGGCTTGATGTAGACGTCATCTGCCGAAGCTCAGAGGAAGACCTTCGCACATATGCTAGGCGAATGATAGAGGAATGCTTCTACGATGGCTACTGGGCTCTTGGCACCGGCAATTCTTTAACCGACTACATGCCGGTCGAAAACTACCTAGCTGTCCTTGATGAAGGCATTCGCATAGCTGGCTGA
- a CDS encoding periplasmic heavy metal sensor, whose product MVRKVVAVALVLVFVFALMAYAQNQPQVKPAKQKPVVSGFAGPQGLIGRRPMDKTYWFYRNVYLQRYLLPPGRGEIEKLAVTIGLTEEQKQKILELCKQFMEKVRPLLEQKAAGTKEVLDILQSPSPNKGALNAAANKVSQAENAILDAEFDFWLAFRGILNAQQQQGFAQYLHQKVQREIGGPRPPAPGAPQPPAKP is encoded by the coding sequence ATGGTTAGAAAAGTGGTTGCAGTAGCTTTGGTTCTGGTTTTTGTGTTTGCATTGATGGCATATGCCCAGAATCAGCCGCAGGTCAAGCCAGCGAAACAGAAGCCGGTTGTAAGCGGATTTGCTGGTCCGCAGGGTCTTATAGGGCGGAGACCCATGGATAAAACTTATTGGTTCTATCGCAATGTCTACCTTCAGAGGTATCTGCTACCGCCCGGAAGAGGCGAGATTGAAAAGCTCGCTGTTACCATAGGGTTGACCGAGGAGCAGAAGCAGAAAATTCTTGAGCTCTGCAAGCAGTTCATGGAAAAGGTTAGACCCTTACTTGAACAGAAAGCAGCCGGAACGAAAGAAGTGTTAGACATACTGCAGAGTCCATCGCCGAACAAGGGCGCGCTGAATGCGGCTGCGAATAAGGTTTCTCAGGCAGAGAACGCTATTCTAGATGCTGAGTTTGATTTCTGGTTGGCATTTAGGGGCATACTGAATGCTCAGCAGCAGCAAGGCTTCGCGCAGTATTTACATCAGAAAGTGCAGAGAGAGATAGGAGGTCCGCGACCGCCAGCGCCAGGTGCGCCTCAACCTCCTGCAAAGCCCTAG
- a CDS encoding helix-hairpin-helix domain-containing protein: MFNFSRGQLVAAYLIVGLALLGTGILVARSGTFSSNEGIKFIEAGSKTAEPSENIKPELPVSAKICVHVAGNVKKPGVYFLKPDSRVNDAIKAAGGPVGKADLDSINLAEKLQDGQQLYLAAKGEIPAPKISIVRSGKVTKQSTSVGSRTESAEKKGPQKLTTPGEGTVNLNTAGFEELQRLPGIGPAMAQRILDYRAEHGRFQSIDELNEVSGIGPKKLEKLRPFVSL, encoded by the coding sequence GTGTTCAACTTCAGCAGGGGCCAGCTTGTTGCTGCGTATTTAATCGTGGGACTTGCACTTTTGGGTACAGGCATTCTCGTGGCGAGGTCGGGAACGTTTAGTTCAAACGAAGGAATTAAATTTATCGAAGCTGGGTCGAAAACAGCAGAACCTAGCGAGAATATTAAGCCCGAACTCCCTGTTAGCGCCAAAATATGCGTTCATGTCGCCGGTAATGTAAAGAAACCAGGCGTTTATTTCCTGAAACCAGACAGCAGAGTTAATGATGCAATCAAAGCAGCCGGCGGTCCTGTTGGGAAAGCGGACCTTGATAGCATAAACCTCGCCGAGAAGCTTCAAGATGGCCAGCAGTTGTATCTTGCGGCGAAAGGCGAGATTCCCGCCCCAAAGATTTCCATCGTCCGCAGTGGTAAAGTTACAAAACAAAGTACTTCAGTCGGCAGCAGGACTGAAAGCGCTGAAAAGAAGGGTCCACAAAAACTAACAACGCCAGGGGAGGGAACCGTAAATCTCAACACTGCAGGTTTTGAGGAACTTCAACGCCTCCCGGGCATAGGTCCAGCTATGGCACAGAGAATCTTAGATTATCGGGCTGAGCATGGGCGTTTCCAGTCAATTGATGAGCTTAATGAGGTCAGCGGAATAGGCCCTAAAAAACTTGAGAAGCTTCGGCCTTTCGTGTCTTTGTGA
- a CDS encoding ComEC/Rec2 family competence protein, with translation MSLHKRPLFIFTITYIAGIICAVQAHMICSAGFWICVCILLLGFSFIKRPFPPYALILGLLLFTVGFIRTSLYLRIPNNDVSLFANGRLVRVTGRVVSDPEPRGDRVRFILEASRIKTYAGEFPVRGRIMVTVYSTKYVPKPQQVPFFGNMVTIYGRLRHPPPPSNPGAVDYRSYLARLRIYSSLSTYYDNITINKQNTGGLAVVIARFKDALMSKTTEMFPQVQGQLLLGILLGNYSLLPLDIQTVFMRSGTMHLFAPSGYNCVVIITILGWIVLRLTIPRFWRHLILIASVWAFTLLVGASPSIVRAAVMVTAHLSSYLFWRSTDLPNAVMLACLIVTGLNPLSLYHVDFQLSFAAVIAIILVMPLLEPMGESVLGSPKTRNVIRGTFLDRIVVLGAKSIGGAVFLSIAATLGTMPITAYYFNYFSLVSLIANAFIAILVLILTASSVAALLIGFLIPPLGHIAAVLPSWIAAATLGVVGELGGRSWSSVSVSSPPLLIIALYYAVLLGVLENAHKNVLRIQKSHNLT, from the coding sequence ATGAGCTTACATAAACGCCCACTTTTTATTTTTACGATTACTTATATTGCAGGCATTATTTGCGCTGTTCAAGCGCATATGATTTGCTCAGCCGGTTTCTGGATTTGTGTATGCATCTTGTTGCTGGGGTTTTCTTTCATTAAAAGGCCTTTCCCTCCCTATGCGCTTATTCTAGGGCTATTGTTATTTACTGTCGGATTCATTCGAACCTCTCTTTATCTAAGAATCCCCAATAACGATGTATCGTTGTTTGCTAATGGCAGGCTAGTTCGTGTTACGGGCAGGGTAGTTTCGGACCCGGAACCACGTGGAGACAGAGTGCGCTTTATCTTGGAAGCAAGCAGGATAAAGACTTATGCAGGCGAGTTTCCAGTACGTGGGAGAATCATGGTGACCGTTTACAGTACTAAATATGTGCCTAAGCCTCAGCAGGTGCCCTTCTTTGGCAATATGGTTACCATATACGGTAGGTTGCGCCACCCGCCTCCACCTTCGAATCCAGGGGCTGTTGACTACCGCAGCTATCTGGCAAGATTGCGTATTTACTCAAGCCTTTCAACTTATTACGATAACATCACCATCAACAAACAAAATACCGGCGGTTTGGCGGTGGTTATAGCTCGGTTCAAAGATGCGTTAATGTCCAAAACAACCGAAATGTTTCCCCAAGTACAAGGACAACTCCTGCTTGGGATACTGCTTGGCAACTATTCACTCTTGCCGCTGGATATACAGACGGTGTTTATGCGTAGCGGAACTATGCATCTTTTCGCCCCATCCGGGTACAATTGCGTGGTTATTATCACAATCTTAGGTTGGATAGTGCTTCGGCTCACGATACCCAGGTTTTGGCGGCATTTAATCTTGATAGCTTCAGTTTGGGCTTTTACTCTTCTCGTAGGAGCAAGTCCATCAATTGTGAGAGCTGCGGTTATGGTAACAGCCCATTTGTCATCATATTTATTTTGGAGATCAACCGACCTGCCGAATGCTGTAATGCTAGCTTGTTTAATCGTAACGGGTTTGAATCCGCTAAGCCTCTACCATGTAGATTTTCAACTTTCTTTTGCTGCAGTGATTGCAATTATACTCGTTATGCCGTTGCTTGAGCCAATGGGAGAGAGTGTCCTCGGTAGCCCAAAAACCCGCAATGTCATCCGCGGGACTTTCTTGGACAGGATTGTGGTTTTGGGTGCAAAAAGCATCGGTGGGGCCGTTTTTCTGTCTATAGCTGCTACTTTAGGAACTATGCCGATTACAGCTTATTATTTCAATTATTTTTCTCTTGTTTCTCTTATTGCAAATGCCTTTATTGCAATTTTAGTTTTAATACTAACCGCTAGTAGTGTAGCAGCGCTTTTAATTGGCTTTCTAATTCCACCACTTGGTCACATTGCGGCAGTTTTGCCTAGCTGGATAGCGGCGGCCACGCTGGGGGTAGTTGGTGAACTTGGTGGACGTTCATGGTCGTCAGTTTCAGTAAGTTCGCCACCTCTATTGATAATTGCACTGTACTATGCTGTGCTGTTAGGGGTCCTCGAAAATGCACACAAGAATGTTTTACGCATACAGAAGAGCCATAACCTTACTTAG
- a CDS encoding ComEC/Rec2 family competence protein: MHTRMFYAYRRAITLLSVAVVILGIWLLALSPREKVLEVTFLDVGQGDCIFVRTPSGRTMLVDGGGRADIPEDETIGLRVVTPFIRSVGLNRIDIVVLTHPHEDHVQGLIRVLKDFEIGMVLDLAVPHPSQAYTTFLNVISSRKIDYRKALRGQTIDFGDGVQAKILNPPKLHFEGTGDDLNNNSIVLRLTYGHQSVLLAGDAGIEAEKSMISAGLPLKSTVLKVAHHGSENATSEEWVRAVSPKVAVISAGRNNPFGHPSGNVLRRLEVVGVKVYRTDHGGAIRLKITPSECKVYSFIKDLR; encoded by the coding sequence ATGCACACAAGAATGTTTTACGCATACAGAAGAGCCATAACCTTACTTAGTGTGGCAGTGGTTATCCTTGGGATTTGGTTGCTCGCACTGTCGCCGCGAGAAAAGGTGCTGGAGGTAACTTTTCTAGATGTTGGCCAAGGTGATTGTATTTTCGTTCGGACTCCCAGTGGGCGTACAATGCTAGTAGATGGCGGAGGGCGAGCTGATATACCTGAGGACGAAACGATTGGCCTTCGGGTGGTCACTCCTTTTATTCGAAGCGTCGGGCTCAACCGGATTGACATAGTAGTGCTTACACATCCCCATGAGGATCATGTGCAGGGATTAATCAGGGTTCTAAAGGATTTTGAAATTGGAATGGTACTTGACCTCGCAGTACCTCATCCGTCTCAGGCATACACGACTTTCCTAAATGTAATCAGCTCAAGGAAAATTGATTATCGCAAAGCGTTGCGAGGACAAACGATAGACTTTGGCGACGGTGTGCAAGCAAAAATTCTTAATCCGCCAAAGCTACATTTTGAAGGAACCGGAGATGATTTAAACAATAACTCGATTGTTCTTCGTCTTACATACGGCCACCAAAGCGTCCTTCTTGCCGGTGACGCAGGCATTGAGGCTGAGAAAAGCATGATATCAGCTGGTCTGCCGCTAAAAAGTACAGTGCTTAAGGTTGCGCACCATGGAAGCGAAAATGCAACTAGCGAAGAATGGGTTCGGGCGGTTTCGCCAAAAGTTGCTGTGATAAGTGCAGGTCGAAACAATCCGTTCGGCCATCCATCAGGCAATGTGCTACGCCGCCTTGAGGTGGTAGGAGTTAAAGTCTACAGGACGGATCATGGTGGTGCCATACGCCTAAAAATAACTCCTAGTGAATGCAAAGTCTATTCTTTCATAAAAGATCTTAGGTAG
- a CDS encoding clostripain-related cysteine peptidase — translation MPRNKLIPAIFLTFLIAIITTGCGGSSGCGTGNITEKWTFLVYMCADNDLERYALQDLNELETIGSNKNVAIVVQIDRSSGFDSSDGNWTTTRRYYITKDSDTSHIGSVLLDDMGELDMSSESVLGDFIRWGSENYPADHFVLVLWNHGRGWQTRATMLTPESSIKAINYDQSSMREMNLEQLHLALVAGPRFDIVLFDACLMGMLEVAYAIDDNADIMIASEDNIPAAGQPYHLLLSALQSKPGMTPYEFSTLIVNNFVDYYINRTSGPITASAIELSAIKELANATDHLGSAILQNLDNERSVVRSVQQTVQYFDSERMYYNDYKDLYNFAYLLSTQATTEQVRTIAKEVTNAVENAIIAERHAGNQVANARGISIYISDPGAFSAKYSQIAFAQDTSWDEFLMQY, via the coding sequence ATGCCACGAAATAAACTAATCCCCGCAATCTTTCTCACATTCTTAATCGCAATCATAACTACAGGTTGCGGCGGAAGCAGTGGTTGTGGAACCGGCAATATTACCGAAAAATGGACATTCCTAGTTTACATGTGCGCAGATAATGACCTTGAAAGGTACGCTCTTCAGGACCTTAATGAACTAGAAACAATTGGCTCGAATAAAAATGTTGCCATCGTCGTTCAGATTGACCGATCATCTGGATTTGATTCAAGCGATGGCAATTGGACAACTACACGCCGATACTATATCACCAAAGATTCCGATACTTCACACATTGGTTCCGTACTTTTGGATGACATGGGCGAGCTTGACATGTCGTCAGAATCCGTTCTCGGAGATTTTATCCGCTGGGGTTCAGAAAACTATCCAGCAGATCATTTTGTGCTAGTACTATGGAATCACGGAAGAGGCTGGCAAACCCGCGCCACAATGTTAACCCCAGAATCTTCAATCAAAGCCATCAATTACGACCAATCGTCTATGAGGGAAATGAACCTCGAACAGCTTCACTTGGCTCTTGTTGCAGGTCCTAGATTTGACATTGTATTATTCGATGCATGTCTTATGGGTATGCTAGAGGTTGCCTATGCAATCGATGACAATGCCGACATCATGATTGCATCAGAAGATAATATACCAGCTGCGGGCCAACCTTACCATTTGCTTCTCTCAGCCCTACAATCGAAGCCTGGAATGACGCCTTACGAATTCAGCACTTTAATTGTGAACAATTTCGTTGACTATTATATCAATCGCACCTCAGGTCCTATTACTGCCTCAGCTATTGAGCTTTCAGCAATTAAAGAATTGGCCAATGCAACTGACCACCTTGGAAGCGCCATTCTGCAGAACTTGGACAATGAGCGCTCGGTCGTCAGGAGCGTGCAACAAACCGTGCAATATTTCGATAGTGAGAGAATGTACTACAACGATTATAAGGATCTCTATAATTTTGCTTACCTACTGAGCACTCAAGCAACTACTGAACAGGTCCGTACGATTGCGAAAGAAGTAACAAATGCTGTTGAAAATGCAATTATCGCAGAGAGGCATGCAGGCAATCAGGTAGCAAACGCACGCGGCATTTCAATTTATATTTCCGACCCAGGAGCTTTTTCTGCAAAATATTCACAAATCGCTTTCGCACAAGATACAAGTTGGGACGAATTTCTAATGCAGTATTAG
- a CDS encoding ParB/RepB/Spo0J family partition protein, translating into MTIICDRRRFDGRLAEGKHMQLIKLEDIVANAKQPRRTFYDHSLEELARSIKERGVLEPIVVRPKDGKYEIIMGERRYRASKIAGLTEIPAIVREVSDEDASTDALLENFQREDLNPIDRAHAIESLLSFMTWEKCAKTLGVSESTLRRHLELLELPEAVQHELVASWDKNSCSGFTEAHARVLRALNSDPVTQQRLVEKIKNEGLSVNETQRLIDAIRNVPEKKEAFLRVPLRVTEEILKQIGKAHRKAKPFKPQTAEQHLASLEKTANQLCSLLDERLFEFLKVETMNQLLSSCATCLDELEKFVNRLRVTLQKRQDGFKEVYIHCPLCGRIELIGSLKCSVCWSVLRRCIDCGNYDKTYQRCSITQDYVYLSEAESPREDSKSYKCSNYKPRFEVKKVA; encoded by the coding sequence ATGACAATAATTTGTGATAGGAGACGATTCGACGGCCGGCTTGCAGAGGGGAAACACATGCAACTGATAAAGCTTGAAGATATCGTGGCGAATGCCAAACAACCTCGAAGGACTTTTTATGACCACAGTCTGGAAGAGCTTGCCAGGTCCATTAAGGAACGAGGTGTGCTGGAGCCAATTGTGGTTCGCCCGAAGGACGGAAAGTATGAGATAATTATGGGCGAGCGGAGATATAGAGCTAGTAAGATTGCAGGCTTAACAGAGATACCCGCCATTGTCCGCGAAGTAAGTGATGAAGATGCATCCACGGATGCTTTGCTTGAAAACTTTCAGCGTGAAGACTTAAACCCTATTGATCGCGCACATGCAATTGAATCGCTTCTTAGTTTCATGACTTGGGAGAAATGTGCTAAAACGCTTGGAGTAAGCGAGAGCACACTTCGTCGCCACCTTGAATTGCTTGAGCTACCAGAAGCTGTTCAGCATGAATTGGTTGCTTCATGGGATAAGAATTCTTGCAGTGGCTTTACGGAAGCGCATGCGCGGGTCTTGCGCGCTCTTAACTCCGACCCTGTTACTCAGCAGCGGCTAGTTGAAAAAATAAAAAACGAGGGCCTTTCGGTCAATGAGACTCAGCGCTTGATAGATGCAATACGCAACGTCCCTGAGAAAAAAGAAGCATTCCTTCGAGTGCCGCTTAGGGTTACAGAGGAAATCTTAAAGCAAATCGGGAAAGCCCATCGGAAAGCCAAACCCTTCAAACCACAGACTGCAGAACAACATTTGGCAAGTTTAGAGAAAACAGCTAATCAGCTTTGCTCATTGCTGGATGAACGATTGTTTGAATTTCTAAAAGTGGAGACAATGAATCAGCTGCTTAGTAGCTGTGCTACATGTTTGGATGAATTAGAGAAGTTTGTGAATAGGCTAAGAGTTACACTTCAAAAAAGACAGGATGGCTTTAAAGAAGTTTATATTCATTGTCCGCTTTGCGGCAGAATCGAATTGATAGGGAGTCTCAAGTGTAGCGTTTGTTGGAGTGTTTTGCGCCGGTGCATTGATTGTGGGAATTACGATAAGACCTATCAGCGGTGTTCGATAACTCAAGATTATGTTTATTTATCCGAGGCAGAGTCACCTCGGGAGGATTCAAAGTCGTACAAATGTAGCAACTATAAGCCGCGGTTCGAGGTAAAAAAGGTGGCATAA
- a CDS encoding BlaI/MecI/CopY family transcriptional regulator — translation MSSNEGARDYVGIRRSLGGGSLGELEAQIMDIVWNLEPPVTSSQVFKIMYPRRELSYSTIMLTMAKLSRKGILTQTRTGTKKTDPFVYSPNISREEMGVKLMDEVARKVLGKPLNEALQSLCGGAVSSERLAKLIENAESKISKITKG, via the coding sequence ATGAGTAGCAACGAAGGCGCCCGCGACTACGTCGGCATACGACGCAGTCTAGGCGGAGGTTCGCTAGGCGAGTTGGAAGCCCAGATAATGGATATTGTTTGGAATCTTGAACCTCCTGTTACTTCAAGCCAGGTCTTCAAGATAATGTATCCGCGCCGTGAGCTCTCGTATTCTACTATTATGCTTACTATGGCGAAGCTCTCCAGAAAGGGCATTTTGACTCAGACAAGAACGGGAACCAAAAAGACCGACCCATTCGTCTATAGCCCAAATATCAGCCGTGAGGAAATGGGAGTAAAGCTCATGGATGAAGTTGCGCGGAAAGTTCTGGGCAAGCCACTCAATGAGGCGCTTCAGAGCCTCTGTGGTGGTGCGGTTAGTTCCGAACGCCTAGCAAAGCTAATAGAAAATGCTGAGAGTAAAATCAGCAAGATAACCAAAGGATAA
- a CDS encoding DegT/DnrJ/EryC1/StrS family aminotransferase gives MSTEKLAIEGGTPVRTTPLPSVGNKSGRDMGREEIANLTEVINSGSLFRYGGKFVDQFEKVFAEMLGVRHGIASTSGTAAIHIAVASINPNPGDEIITSPITDMGTLIGILFQNAIPVFADLDPETYTLLPESVEACITSKTKAIIPVHLFGQMCDMDPILEIAKKHGLKVIEDCCQAYLAEYKGHLAGTMGDIGCFSLQQSKHMTAGDGGITITNDDNLANRARLFMDKGWPREPGARDYMFLGINYRMNELSGAVACAQVEKVKDIVERRRKVAEGITQLIVDAPGVNPPVVREGCKHSWWLYPFTINEKILNVTPQEFCKALTAEGVPAGVGYIGKPIYMSPVFQERMTYGTSGCPFTCPNANPRQYREEDCPNTVEILRSIITMGCNEFFSEQDIQDVGHAINKVARYYAGRKS, from the coding sequence TTGAGTACTGAAAAGCTGGCGATTGAAGGCGGAACCCCTGTGCGAACAACTCCACTGCCCAGTGTTGGCAATAAATCGGGCCGAGATATGGGCAGGGAAGAGATCGCAAATCTTACGGAAGTGATAAATTCCGGTAGTCTCTTCCGCTATGGAGGCAAGTTTGTTGACCAATTTGAAAAAGTATTTGCCGAGATGTTGGGAGTAAGACACGGCATTGCTTCTACTTCTGGCACGGCAGCAATCCACATCGCAGTCGCTAGTATTAATCCCAACCCTGGCGATGAAATCATAACATCCCCAATAACTGATATGGGGACGCTGATTGGAATTTTATTTCAAAACGCCATTCCTGTTTTTGCTGACCTTGATCCAGAAACATACACCCTCCTACCAGAAAGCGTTGAGGCATGTATCACAAGCAAGACTAAGGCTATTATACCTGTTCATTTGTTCGGCCAAATGTGCGATATGGATCCCATCTTGGAAATAGCAAAAAAGCATGGCTTGAAGGTGATTGAAGATTGCTGCCAGGCTTACTTGGCTGAGTACAAAGGGCACCTAGCGGGAACTATGGGCGACATTGGCTGCTTCAGCCTTCAACAGTCAAAGCACATGACTGCTGGTGACGGCGGGATTACCATTACAAATGATGATAATCTTGCTAATCGTGCAAGGCTCTTTATGGATAAGGGTTGGCCACGCGAACCAGGTGCGCGAGACTACATGTTTCTTGGCATTAACTACCGCATGAATGAGCTATCTGGAGCAGTGGCTTGCGCTCAGGTGGAGAAAGTAAAAGACATTGTTGAGCGAAGGCGCAAAGTTGCGGAAGGAATAACTCAACTTATTGTTGATGCCCCTGGTGTTAATCCTCCTGTTGTTCGTGAAGGATGCAAGCATTCGTGGTGGCTGTATCCTTTCACTATTAATGAGAAGATTCTTAACGTTACCCCTCAGGAGTTTTGCAAAGCTTTGACGGCAGAAGGTGTGCCAGCTGGCGTTGGGTATATCGGCAAGCCAATATACATGTCGCCGGTTTTCCAAGAACGCATGACCTATGGGACATCCGGATGCCCGTTCACGTGCCCTAATGCAAACCCGAGGCAGTATCGTGAGGAAGACTGCCCGAATACAGTCGAAATCCTTAGGAGTATTATCACCATGGGTTGCAACGAGTTCTTTAGCGAGCAAGATATTCAAGATGTTGGCCATGCAATCAATAAAGTTGCCAGGTATTATGCTGGGAGGAAGTCATGA